The sequence CTGTTTTTTAAAGTTATTCACAGGTACAATTAACCTCATAGCGCAATTATCCCCTAAATCGGTCAATGAACACAATAAAAGGAGCCGATGATTTGAGTCACGTCTGGACACAAAGTTTAAAATTTTTAGAGCAAGACCTTAATGAGCAACAGTTTCATAGCTGGATTCGTCCCCTAAAAGTCATTGAAGATGATAGTGTAATCCGTCTGTTAGCGCCTACCCCGTTTATTTTAGATTGGGTTAATCGCAAGCTCATGCCCAATATTCAACGTGCGGTTGCGCAGGTCGCCCCGCAAGATACGCCGCAAGTTAAGCTAGAAATCGGTGATTATGATTTTGATGAGCCGGTTATTCAAACCATGCCTGCCCCGGTCGTTCCTGCTCAACCTGTGGCCCAGCCAAGTGTTGATGCAAATAAAAAAACCATCAAACACAAACTTAACGTCAATTATATTTTCGATAACTTTGTTGAAGGTAAGGCGAACCAGCTTGCAGCGGCCGCGGCGCGTCAAGTCGCTGAAAACCCAGGCGGCAGCTATAACCCGTTTTTTATTTATGGTGGAGTCGGTTTAGGTAAGACCCACTTAATGCATGCAATCGGAAATGCCTTGTTGGAAAAAAATCCCAATGCGCGCGTAGCCTATTTGCACTCAGAAAGTTTTGTTGCCGATATGGTTAATGCGTTGCGTCACAACAAAATTGAAGAGTTTAAACGGTTTTATCGCTCTTTAGATGCGTTGTTAATTGACGATATTCAGTTTTTTGCTAACAAAGAACAATCGCAAGAAGAGTTTTTTCATACTTTTAATACCCTGTTAGAAGGTAATAAGCAGGTGATACTCACATCGGATCGTTTTCCCAAAGAGGTGGACGGGCTTGAGGATCGACTTAAATCGCGCTTTGGTTGGGGCTTGACGATTGCGGTGGAGCCGCCGGAATTTGAAATGCGGGTGGCGATTTTAATGAAAAAAGCCGCGCAAGCGAACTATGCACTGCCCGAAGATGTGGCGTTTTTTGTTGCTAAACGCCTGCGCGGTAACGTTCGTGAACTCGAAGGCGCGTTAAAGCGGATTGTGGCCTATGCACAGTTTACCCAGCAAACTATCACGGTTGAACTGGTTAAAGAAGCCTTAAAAGATTTGTTGGCATTGCAACAAAAAATGATTACCTTAGACAATATCCAGAAAACAGTGGCTGACTATTACAAGTTACGTGTCGCTGACCTATTGTCAAAGCGCCGTTCACGTAATGTCGCGCGGCCTAGACAAGTGGCGATGAGCTTGGCAAAAGAGCTGACGCATCATAGTTTGCCAGAAATTGGCGATGCGTTTGGGGGGCGAGATCACACCACGGTATTGCATGCCGTTCGCACCATTAAAAGTATGCGTGAAACCGATCATGTGATCGACGAAGATTTTAGCAAATTGGTCAGAATTATAACTTCTTGAGGCGATATCGATGAAACTAACCCTAAATCGCGAACATTTTTTAAAAGGCTTACAAATTGTTGCAGGCGTAGTGGAAAAGCGTCAAACCATGCCGATATTGGGTAACTTTTTGCTGCAAATTAATGGCCATCATCTGACGCTTACCGGTTCTGATTTGGAAATTGAAAGCCGCGCACAAGTAACGATAGACGAGATTGAAGGCGAGGCGTTTGATATCACCTTACCGGCACAAAAATTGTTAACGATTGTGCGCTCCTTACCAGAGGGTATTAGCGTTAGTCTTGATTTTGAAGCGCAGCGTTGTACCTTAACAGCGGGTCGCTCAGCCTTTAAGTTATCGACCTTGCCAGCGGCTGACTATCCTCATTTAGATTTGTCACGCGTAGAAGTCGCCCTGCAAATGAGCCAAGCGCAACTCAAGCAAATGTTGGCACAAACCAGCTTTGCTATGGCCTCACAAGATGTCCGTTTTTATTTAAACGGGATGTTGTTTGATGTCAGCCCGCAGGCATTGCGTTTGGTCGCGACGGACGGGCATCGTTTATCGACTGCGGCACTTGAGGCTGATTTTGCTAGTTTAACGCCTATGCAGGTGATTGTGCCACGTAAAGGAATCGTTGAGTTAGCCAAGTTGTTGCAGGCCTCAGACGAGCTGGTTGAATTGGCGTTTGCAAAAAATTATTTAACGGTTAAGTTGGCCGATACGGTGTTTACCTGTAAATTGATTGAAGGCCGTTATCCTGATTTTCGTCGCGTTATTCCCACTCAAAATGAAGTGCAAGTCATTACTGATCGCGAGCTAATGCGTGCAATCTTACAGCGTGCGGCGATCTTATCAAACGAGCGTTTTAAAGGTGTGCGGATGGTGATAGAGAATAACCTACTGACTGTCCATGCGCAAAACACCGAGCAAGATGAATCTAATGAGGATATGGCGATAGATTATCTTGGCGATAAAATTGAAATTGGGTTTAATGTAAGTTATTTATTAGACGTGATTCAAGCTGTTAAAGATGAGCAAATTGTATTGCGCTTGAAAGACAGCAGCAGTTCTTGTTTAATTGCAACTGATGAGGGTTTAATAGCTACTCAGCATGTTGTTATGCCGATGCGTCTGTAAGATGGTATGTTCGCTATAAGCCAAGCTTATCACCTTGGCTATAAATACTAATTGGCTTCGCTAGATGGTTATAGGTATATTCATTTGGCAAGCCTTATTTAATAAAGAGGAATAAAAATGAATAAAAAGCTCCTACCTCTAGCCGGAATCGTAATGGGTCTATCTTTTATGACCAGTGCGCATTCAGTAGAACGCGGTGAACTCTTGGCCAACAGTTGTTTTTCTTGTCATGGTTATGATGGCAGACTCGATAATGCCGAAATTATTCCGCTCGCAAACTACCCCGCCTCACTTATTATTAGTCAAATGAAAGCCTATCGTGACGGCACTCGCCAAGGTACGATTATGAACCGTCACGCCCGTGGTTACACGGATGAAGAAATTGAGTTGATGGCAAATTTCATTGGCTTACAAGGACAATAAGGAGCAATTTATGAAAAAAGTTACGTTATCACGTCGTCAAGCCATTCAACTTGCTGCGGCCGGTGTGGCCGTTCCTACTGCGTTTGCTTTATCTGGTTGTGAAACCACTGGTCGTAAAGGGGCCGGTCATGTTGTCGTGATCGGGGGTGGTTTTGGTGGTGCTGCTACCGCTAAGTACCTAAAGCGTTACAATCCTGAATTGAATGTTACGTTGATTGAACCTAATACAACCTATGTGACTTGCCCTGGCTCTAACTGGGTATTGGCTGGTTTTACAGAAATGAATGAAATTACCCATAACTACGATGCGGCGAAGAAAAATGGTATCAATGTCGTGCATGAAATGGTTGCGAATGTTGACCCAGCCAAGCAGACCGTGACTCTTGCTGGCGGCAAAACCATGAGTTATGACCGCTTAGTTATGTCACCGGGTATTGATTTCAAATGGGATGTTCATGCTGGGATTTCTCAAGCAGCTGAAACAGCGATGCCTCATGCTTATAAAGCCGGCCCTCAAACCTTGTTACTACGAGACCAGCTTCGTGCGATGCCTGATGGCGGCACCTTTGTGATGATTGCGCCACCTAATCCTTTCCGTTGCCCGCCAGGACCTTACGAGCGTGCGGCGATGATTGCACATTATTTTAAAAACAACAAACCTAAATCTAAACTTTTGATTCTTGACCAGAAGAATGCCTTCTCTAAACAAGGCCTGTTCCAACAAGGTTGGGAGCTTAACTATGGTCAAATGATTGAGTGGGTATCGCTTGATGATGGTGGTCGTATCAATAGTATTGATGTCGCCAATAAAACGATAGACGCATCTTACGGCAAAGTAAAAGCCGATGTGGTCAACTACATTCCACCACAAAAAGCAGGCAAACTAGCACATGCAACGGGTTTGACGAATGAATCTGGCTTCTGCCCAGTTAATCAGATTACGTTTGAGTCAACGATTCATAAAAATATTCACGTGATTGGCGATGCCTGTATTGCAGGTCCAATGCCGAAATCAGGGCATTCAGCGACCAGCCAAGCAAAAGCAACCGCTGCTAACATCGTGCTAGCGATGAAGGGTGAAGAGCCAATTTGGGCGAAAAACGTCAATACCTGTTATTCATTGGTTACGCCTGATTATGCGATTTCAGTTGCAGCTATCTATGACATCGTTGATGGCAAAATTACTGATGTGCCAGGTGCAGGTGGTGTTTCACCTATGGATGGTGATGCAGCATTCCGTCGTACTGAAGCGAACTATACACGTGGCTGGTACCGCAGTATCACTGACGAGGTATGGGGTTAATTCTGACGCTCTCCACGTTAGGGCTCTTAAACCGCAGTTAAGCTGCGGTTTTTTTTTGCCCATTCTCCGGTGTGCTTGGCTTGGGGCTGAGCAAGCATGATAAAATACTAAAAATTTTGCTAAGGAAGAGTGCGTTATGTGTGGAATTGTAGGCGGTGTCGCTGAGCGTAATTTAGTGCCTATATTGCTGGCAGGCTTAAAGCGACTTGAATACCGTGGTTATGACTCGTCAGGTTTGGCCGTCATAGATGAAGAAGGTGAACTGGTACGTTTTCGGGCTGAGGGCAAAATTAAAGCGCTTGAGCAAACCATTGCTGCGCAGTGCGCCACACTCTATGGTCAAACCGGCATTGCTCATACACGTTGGGCAACCCATGGCCGCCCTGCCGAACGCAATGCGCATCCTCACACCAGCCACGACCTTATTTCCGTGGTGCACAACGGTATTATTGAAAACTACCAACCCTTAAAGTCAAACCTGATGACGCAGGGCATTGCGTTTGCATCCGAAACTGACAGTGAAGTTATAGCCCACAGCGTTTGTTTGGCTTACCAAGCGACTAAGGATTTAAAAGAGGCTGTCGTAACTAGCGTGGCGCAATTTCAGGGCGCCTATGCGTTAGGTATTGTGGCCAAGGATCAGCCAGGGCGGTTAATTGCCACGCGCAAAGGTAGCCCTCTAGTGATAGGTATCGGTATTGGCGAACACTTTATTGCCTCTGATGTCACGGCCCTATTACCGGTCACACAAAACTTTATCTTTTTGCAAGAAGGCGATTTAGCCGATATCTACCGGGATCAGGTCACTATCTATAATAAGGCCGGCGAGCCGGTAGAGCGCCCAGTGGTGCAGTCTAGCTTAAACCCGGCTGCGGTCGAGCTAGGCAACCATCGTCACTTTATGCACAAGGAAATTTTTGACCAACCACAAGCGGTCATAGATACGCTTCAAGGACGTATTACTGATAAAGAAGTGATTACTGAGGCCTTTGGTTTCCAAGCCGCTGAGCTGTTTGATCAGATTAAGCAGGTGCAAATTGTGGCCTGTGGTACCAGTTATCACGCTGGATTAGTGGCAAAATATTGGTTAGAAGACATTATTCGTTTGCCCTGTCAAGTCGAGGTCGCGAGTGAATACCGTTATCGTAATCCCGTGTTACAAGATCATACCTTGGTGGTGAGTTTGTCCCAGTCCGGTGAAACAGCCGATACCCTCGCCGCATTACAATTAATTAAACAGCGCGCGCAGCAACTTGATTTTAAGCATATTGCCAGCCTGTGTATTTGTAATGTCGCGGAATCGAGTTTAACCCGTGAATCAGATATGACGTTTTTAACCCATGCCGGGCCAGAAATTGGAGTTGCGAGTACCAAAGCCTTTACGACACAACTGGTTGCTCTTGCTTTATTAATGATGGTTTTAGGTAAACGTCATAAAACCTTGAGCGTAAAACGCGAAGCGGCCATCGTCGCTGGATTAAAAAAACTACCTGGATTGATTCAAAACGCGCTGACCCATGAAGCGGCTATTCAACAACTGGCCAATAGTTTCGCTGACAAGCATAATGCGCTGTTTTTGGGGCGGGGTACCATGTATCCGATCGCGCTAGAAGGTGCTTTAAAGCTTAAAGAGATTAGTTATATTCATGCAGAAGCCTATCCTGCTGGCGAGCTAAAACATGGCCCGCTTGCGTTGGTGGATGAAATGATTCCAGTGGTCGCTATTGCACCGCATGATGACCTACTCGAAAAACTTAAATCGAATTTACAAGAGGTGAATGCGCGCGGGGGTCAAATGATTGTGTTTGAAGATGAAGCCTCCAACATTCAATCAGACGGCTCATTTAAAGTGCTTAAAACCACCAGCAATGTTGGCCGGATTACCGCACCGATTACCTTCAATATTCCGCTGCAACTTTTGGCCTATCATGTGGCCTTAATTCGCGGCACCGATGTCGATCAACCGCGTAACCTTGCAAAATCAGTGACGGTTGAATAATTTGTCGAGTCACTTTACGGCAAACAATGTGAATTTCCAGCTGTTAGCCTAAATTAACCCGCATCAAGCCTTGAGTTTGCTGCGGGTTTTTATTATATTACGCGTTATAGCCAAGCGTGCACAACGCTAATAAGTTGTCCGATGAGAGAGCCATCGCCCCATCTGACATAGGAGCCAAGATGACTGAGTCAAACGCGTTAATCGACCCCTTTCAGCGCAAGATTGAATACTTGCGAGTATCGGTGACCGACCGCTGTAACTATCGTTGTGGGTACTGTATGCCCGAACAAGGCGTACACCCAGAGGGCAAGCATACCGAGTATTTGTCATTTGAAGAATTGACCCGAATTATTGCCGCCTTTACCCGCTTAGGGGTTAAAAAAATTCGCTTAACCGGCGGAGAGCCGTTGGTACGAAAGGGTCTAGCCGATTTTGCCCATGACTTAAAACAATTACCAGGCCTGGTTGACCTCGCCTTGTCCACCAATGCCCATTTTTTAGACAAGCATGCCGCTGAGTTAGCCCCGTCGATTGATCGGGTTAATATTTCAATGGACTCATTGGATGCGAATAAATTCCACCACATTACTCGTGGCGGTGATTTAGCCAAGGTGATGACTGGTATTGATGCCGCCCTCGCCCATGATATTCGCCCAGTTAAGATTAATATGGTGGTGATGAAAGGCACTAATGATGATGAAATCGAGACGATGGTCGATTTTGGGATTCAAAAAGGCGTTGAAGTGCGCTTTATCGAAACCATGCCGATTGGCCCGGCCGGTGTCTCAATGATGGACCAACACTATGCGGCGGAAGCGATTTTAAAACGGGTCAAAGACCATGTGGGTACGGACCTGATTCCAAGCCAAAGCCGTTCGCATGATGGCCCGGCGCGCAATTTTAAGATTGCGGGCACCGACGCTAAAATTGGCGTTATTTCAGCGGTGTCTGATCATTTTTGTGCCAGTTGTAACCGCGTGCGCTTAACTGCCCGTGGCTTTTTAGCCTTATGTTTAGGACAGGAAGATGGCATGGATTTGCGCTCACCGCTGCGTGATGGTGCCACGGATGAAGAGCTAGAAGCACTGATTGTTAAAGCGATTACCATGAAACCAGAACGGCATTTTTTCCGCGAAAATGTCCACAATATCGAATTTAGACAAATGGTGTCACTGGGCGGTTAATGGTTATAAAGCGCGTAACCTTTGTGCTCCAGCGACGCCTCTTTTGCAACGCAAAAGCCGAAGGAGTCGGGCACAAGGTGAGAGCGCTTGGAAAAGCGCGTGATGAATTTGAAAAGAGGAAAAAACCATGGTCAATATTTTATATTTTGCGAGTTTTCGCGAAAAGTTTGGACAAGCCCAAGAACAATTGCCTGCCCAGTTTAATACTGTCGGCGAACTACTGGCCAAGTTGGCGCAACGCGGTGATGAGTGGCGTGAAATCCTCATTGAGCAAGGTCATGTACAAATTGCCGTAAATCAAGATATGGCCAATGCCGACACACCGCTGAAAGCTGGTGATGAAGTGGCTTTGTTTCCACCGGTGACAGGGGGTTAAGCCTTGTCTAATCCTTTTGTCAGAGTGCAAGAAGCCGATTTTGATCTGAGCACAGAAGTGAATTGGCTGCGTGAACAACATGCCGATGTCGGTGCGGTGGTGAGTTTTATTGGTACCGTGCGCGATATCAACCAAGGTGATGAAGTCAATCAGCTAGAGCTTGAGCATTATCCCGGCATGACTGAAAAAGCGCTTGAAGCGATTCGCCAACAAGCCCATCAGCGTTGGCAGTTAGAGTCCAGTTTGATTATTCATCGTATTGGTAAAATGCAACCGAAGGATCAAATTGTACTGGTAGCGGTGGCCAGTCGTCATCGTGAAAATGCCTTTCATGCAGCGCATTTTATTATGGATTATTTAAAAACCAATGCGCCCTTCTGGAAAAAGGAATGGACACCGGAGGGGGAGCGTTGGGTGGATGCACGCCTAAGTGATGAACAGGCGATGCAACGCTGGTTATCGAACAAGCATTAATTTTAAAACGATTTTCTTAACTACTGCGTTATCTGTCTTTTCCCCGCTTGCGGGGAATTTTTTTGGTAACAAACTTGGTAACTAACCACAGGAACAAAGCGGCATGCATAGTGTAGAACAGGCATTAAGCCATTTATTGGCTCAAGCCCAACCACAAACCGAAACTGAAACCCGTAGTCTAGTGGCCGCATTAGGATGTATTTTGGCTGAAACCATCGTTTCGCCTGTTAATGTCCCGCCGCATGATAACGCCATGATGGACGGCTATGCCGTGTATGTTGACGAAGCCAGCAACAGTACGAGCGACAGTGAGCGCGACTTCACGCAGCAGGCCTGGTCAATTAGCCAACGCATACCGGCGGGCACCGATCCTCAACCTCTTGCGCCCAATACAGTAGCACGAATTTTTACTGGCGCGCCGATTCCGGCGGGTGCGAATGCGGTGGTGATGCAGGAAGCGGCTGAAGTGATAGACACCGAGCAAGATGACTTGCCACAAGTGCGCTTTACTCAAGCGGTTCAACCTGGTCAGTTTATTCGTCAAACAGGTGAAGATATTGCTCAAGGCGATGTGATTTTAACTGCCGGTACTCGTTTAACGCCACAAGCCCTCGCGTTGGCCGCTTCAGTGGGTCGTGCGCAAGTCGCGGTGTATCAGCCATTAAGAGTGGCCACCTTTACCACCGGTGATGAGTTGTTAGCACCCGGCACGCCGCCTCAGCCCGGCAAAATTTACAATGCTAACCATACCACTATTGTGTCCTTGCTCACACAGCATGGATTTGAGGTGGTCGATTTAGGTCAGGTTGAAGATAGCCTAGTCGCGACACAAGTTGCATTGCAACAGGCGGCTGAGCAAGCCGATGTGATTATGACCACCGGTGGCGTATCCGTGGGTGAGGAAGACCATATCAAAGCAGCGGTGCAAAGTTTAGGTGAGTTGGATTTATGGCGCGTGCAAATGAAACCGGGTAAACCGCTGGCCTATGGCCGCGTGGGCAAAACGCCTTTTATTGGCTTGCCCGGTAACCCGGTATCCGCCTTTGCCACCTTTTGTTTGTTTGCCCGCCCTTACCTATTAAAGATGCAAGGTCAGCAGACGGCTGCACTGCAAAAAATTTGGGTGCAAGCAGACTTTAACTGGCTAAAACCTGATGCGCGTCGTGAGTATGTGCGGGTGCAATTACACACCAGCGGGCAAGGTAGTTGGCTTAAGCTGTTTCCTAAACAAGGTTCAGGTGTGCTGACCTCAACTGTTTGGGCAGATGGTTTAGCGATAATCCCTGAAAACCAACAGATTCATCTCGGCGACTGGGTTGAATATTTGCCCTTTAACCAATTTAATTAAGCATAATCGAGAAAAAATGAGCGAATTAACCCATTTAGATGAACATGGCCAAGCCCGCATGGTAGATGTGAGTGATAAGTCGCTGACCGAGCGTATTGCACGAGCGCAAGCCCGTATTGTGATGCAACCAGAAACCTTGGCGATGATTGTTGAAGGCAAGCATAAAAAGGGCGATGTCCTCGCTACCGCCCGGATTGCAGGCATTATGGCGGCCAAGCGTACGCCGGATCTGATTCCGATGTGCCATCCATTACTACTGACGTCCGTGAAAGTTGAATTAACGCCCAATCTTCAGGATAGTGCCATTGATATTATTGCAACCTGTAAACTGGTGGGTCAAACGGGCGTTGAAATGGAAGCCTTAACGGCCGCCAGCGTCGCCGCTCTTACACTTTATGATATGTGTAAAGCCGTCGATAAAGGCATGGTGATTGATCAGTTACAGTTACTTGAGAAAATCGGTGGTAAAAGCGGGCATTGGCAGCGCTAGGGCTGCCGTTGCGTTTAATCGGTCAGCGTCTGAGCTACTTGGTTTTACAGCTGTTAATACCAAAGGGTAAATACGCTGGACAAAAACGGAAAATACCGGTTAAGAGCGGCACAATACCAATATAACCCAACATACCGATCACACCGGTTGCGGCCAAGACAATCAGCAATGCGCCGCCAATAATGCGAACCATCCGATCGAGTGTACCAACATTTACAGGCATAGTAACCTCCTTTAAACAGGGTTTAAATAATCGTTAAAAACGGACGTTAACCTGCTTTACCACCGCGTTTGCTTTTGCAATCGCGTCTTCAATCGTCTCAGCGCGCGCAAGCGCGACGCCCATGCGTCGGCGGCCAGCGATCTCAGGTTTACCAAATAAACGTAACTGGGTATCCGGTGCGGCCAAAGCCGCATCCAGCCCACCAAAAGCGGTTTGTGTTGAATGTCCGGTGGGTAATATCACGCTTGACGCTGATGGCCCATGCTGGGTGATATTAGGAATGGGCAAGCCCAAAATAGCCCGCACATGCAACGCAAACTCAGACAAGTCTTGTGAAATAAGGGTCACCAAGCCGGTATCATGCGGACGGGGTGAGACTTCACTAAAGATCACCTCATCCCCTTTAACAAATAATTCAACACCAAACAAACCACGGCCACCTAGTGCCGCAGTGACTGCTTCGGCCATCTGTTGGGCATCCGCTAAGGCTTTTGCAGTCATGGGGTGAGGTTGCCAAGACTGACGATAATCACCGTCCACCTGAATATGGCCAATCGGCTGACAAAACGCCGTGCCATCACGGTGGCGAATCGTTAACAGGGTAATTTCATAATCAAAATCAACAAACCCTTCAACAATCACCTTACCCTGCCCAGCGCGTCCACCCTCCTGAGCATATTGCCAGGCCTGCTGAATATCCGCCGCCGTTTTAACTACACTCTGCCCTTTGCCAGACGAGCTCATAATGGGTTTGACAACACAAGGCATACCGATGTCTGCAATCGCCTGCTCAAATTCGGCCAGGGTTTGCGCAAAAGCATAGGGCGAAGTGCGCAAACCGAGCGTTTCAGCAGCTAACCGGCGAATGCCTTCACGGTTCATAGTCAGCTGGGTCGCTTTCGCGGTGGGAATCACCTGAAAGCCTTCTGCTTCCAGTTCAGCTAAGGTGTCGGTCGCAATGGCTTCAATTTCAGGCACAATGTAGTGAGGTTGTTCTTGTTCGATGACTTGGCGTAATGCCGCACCATCGAGCATATTAATAACATGGCTGCGATCAGCGACTTGCATTGCCGGCGCATTGGCATAGCGATCCACGGCAATCACCTCAACGCCAAGGCGTTGTAATTCAATTACCACTTCTTTGCCGAGTTCACCTGAGCCGCATAACATTACCCGTGTCGCGGTGGCGGAAAAAGGGGTACCTAGTGTCACCATAGCTTATCCTTTAAATTGATTAATCATCGCCACAATCACCCGAGTAGAGTGGTCGGCGGCTTGGGCTAAAAAGGCCTCGAACGCGACTACGTTTTCCTTGCCGGCAATATCCGAAAGCGCGCGGATAATTACAAACGGCATCTCAAACTGATGACAAACCTGGGCCACCGCAGCGGCTTCCATTTCGCAGGCAATCATCTCGGGAAACTTGGTGCGGGTGTTTGTAACGTCATC comes from Thiomicrospira aerophila AL3 and encodes:
- the purT gene encoding formate-dependent phosphoribosylglycinamide formyltransferase; amino-acid sequence: MVTLGTPFSATATRVMLCGSGELGKEVVIELQRLGVEVIAVDRYANAPAMQVADRSHVINMLDGAALRQVIEQEQPHYIVPEIEAIATDTLAELEAEGFQVIPTAKATQLTMNREGIRRLAAETLGLRTSPYAFAQTLAEFEQAIADIGMPCVVKPIMSSSGKGQSVVKTAADIQQAWQYAQEGGRAGQGKVIVEGFVDFDYEITLLTIRHRDGTAFCQPIGHIQVDGDYRQSWQPHPMTAKALADAQQMAEAVTAALGGRGLFGVELFVKGDEVIFSEVSPRPHDTGLVTLISQDLSEFALHVRAILGLPIPNITQHGPSASSVILPTGHSTQTAFGGLDAALAAPDTQLRLFGKPEIAGRRRMGVALARAETIEDAIAKANAVVKQVNVRF